Below is a genomic region from Terriglobales bacterium.
GACTCCTTGCACCGCAACTGCGGCCACAGCCTGCTTGATTGACCAAGTCCTGGCCGGGAAGCCTAACCAGAAGAGCGGCTATGCTTTCGCACTGGCCGGCTTCAGCGGTTCGGTGCCGGAAGTCACCTACACCATTTCCGGCGACCCGATTGCCCGTGGCCAGACCGGTCAGCGCTCGTTCTTCTCTGACGGGTCGGGCGTGATCCGGTTCAACACTGCGGCGGTTGCCACGATTGCCGATCCTCCGCTGCAGTAACTTGCAGTCTTGTTTTGGCGAAGTACCTGGGGGAGGGTACAAGCCAGGGGAGCAACAGACTTACCAGTCTGCTGCTCCTTTTTTTGCCTCTGCAGGGTTTTCAGCGCTGGCTGCCGGCCGGAT
It encodes:
- a CDS encoding pili assembly chaperone yields the protein MLIVVAIILIIAAIAIPNLLRARISANESSAVGSIRTINTSQVTYSTNYPNVGFANTLAALGGATPCTATAATACLIDQVLAGKPNQKSGYAFALAGFSGSVPEVTYTISGDPIARGQTGQRSFFSDGSGVIRFNTAAVATIADPPLQ